Proteins co-encoded in one Ruegeria sp. YS9 genomic window:
- a CDS encoding RNA-binding S4 domain-containing protein translates to MAEAKLRIDKWLWQARFFKTRSLAAKQVSGGHVRLNGNRVQKPAQAVAPGDVLTFAQGRIVRVIRIEKIGDRRGPAPEAQTLYFDMTEKQDVPPKNPGFEGKGRPTKKDRRSLDLSRTEDR, encoded by the coding sequence ATGGCCGAGGCCAAGCTGCGGATTGACAAATGGTTGTGGCAGGCGCGGTTCTTCAAGACCCGCAGCCTGGCCGCCAAACAGGTCAGCGGCGGCCATGTCAGGTTGAACGGAAACCGGGTGCAAAAACCGGCGCAGGCCGTGGCACCGGGCGACGTTCTGACCTTTGCTCAGGGCCGTATCGTCCGCGTCATTCGCATCGAAAAAATCGGGGATCGCCGTGGTCCGGCCCCCGAAGCGCAAACGCTGTATTTCGATATGACCGAAAAACAGGACGTTCCGCCCAAAAATCCGGGGTTTGAGGGAAAAGGTCGCCCGACAAAGAAAGATCGCCGTTCACTTGATCTTTCTCGCACCGAAGATCGCTGA
- the fdxA gene encoding ferredoxin FdxA codes for MTYVVTENCIACKYTDCVEVCPVDCFYEGENTLVIHPDECIDCGVCEPECPADAIRPDTEPGMDQWVEFNRKYSEMWPVIVTKKDPLPDAEERDGEEGKMEKYFSEAPGEGG; via the coding sequence ATGACCTATGTTGTCACCGAAAACTGTATCGCCTGCAAATATACTGACTGTGTCGAAGTATGTCCGGTGGACTGTTTCTATGAAGGTGAGAACACGTTGGTCATCCATCCCGACGAATGCATCGACTGCGGTGTTTGCGAACCGGAATGCCCGGCCGACGCGATCCGCCCCGATACTGAACCGGGCATGGATCAATGGGTCGAATTCAATCGCAAGTACTCGGAAATGTGGCCCGTGATCGTCACCAAGAAAGATCCGCTTCCCGATGCGGAAGAACGCGACGGTGAAGAAGGCAAGATGGAGAAGTATTTCTCGGAAGCACCGGGCGAGGGTGGTTGA
- a CDS encoding SCP2 sterol-binding domain-containing protein codes for MSETLEKAAAALNEKLDGGAFDDTAKFAITDLGSIVLDENGARVSDEEANVTMSADVETFEQILSGELNPTGAFMSGKLSIDGDMGVAMKLASVLA; via the coding sequence ATGAGCGAGACTCTTGAAAAGGCAGCTGCCGCGCTGAACGAAAAACTGGATGGCGGCGCGTTTGATGACACGGCCAAGTTTGCCATCACCGATCTGGGTTCGATCGTTCTGGACGAAAACGGTGCGCGGGTCAGCGATGAAGAGGCCAATGTCACCATGAGCGCTGACGTAGAAACGTTCGAACAGATCCTCAGCGGTGAACTGAATCCGACCGGCGCGTTCATGTCCGGAAAGCTGAGCATTGATGGCGACATGGGTGTTGCCATGAAGCTTGCCTCGGTGCTGGCCTGA
- a CDS encoding helicase-related protein gives MSGSSRIVAVLGPTNTGKTHYAIERMLGYRTGVIGLPLRLLAREVYDKIVAIRGPSVVALVTGEERIVPPRAQYWVCTVEAMPEGMGADFVAIDEIQLCADPERGHVFTDRLLRSRGTNETLFLGSDTMRGPIAALVPQAQFVRRERMSQLVYSGSKKISRMPPRSAIVGFSVENVYAIAELLRRQKGGAAVVMGALSPRTRNAQVDLYQNGEVDYLVATDAIGMGLNLDVNHVAFSSLSKFDGRRMRPLAPNELAQIAGRAGRGMSDGTFGVTGEAPPLDEGVAQAIMDSRFTPMKKLNWRNAALRFGSIEALIDSLEVSPDDEHLIKARPADDLNALKSLSQVTEVVARAGDGLSIRLLWDVCRIPDFRGISHAEHASLLEVIYGHLHERGTIPDEFMARQIRRIDQTHGDIDALSKRLAYIRTWTYVAQRKGWVRDESHWRDETRTVEDRLSDALHERLTQRFVDRRTSVLLRRLKQKEALLAEVNDKGEVTVEGEFVGRLEGFRFIPDKSAQGTEAKALKSASLQALAPQFHLRADRFYNAPDTEIDFTDQGGLMWGEYAVGKLVAGAEPLKPMVEVFVDEAAGPDVEQKVQRRLQHFIDRKVAALFEPLLNLSRDEELSGLAKGFAFRMVEALGILPRAQVAQEVKDLDQDARGALRKHGIRFGQFTIFMPLLLKPAPTRLRLVLWALSSGLQEFPEAPPPGLVTVPVAKDAPQGYDTMCGYRDAGERSIRIDMLERLADMLRAEDSRGGFEAKPDMLSITGMTLDQFADLMQGLGYKAERGERPKVKPAPVERPAADDADKPTAEEAPASEVAAEEVAAPAEAAAEATESTEAAAEAGAESLPAEPVSDEPEVEVFYTFTWARQRQPNRAPRREQGQGKGKPRGKPQDGRGKPHGKKGGKPQGAKTFSSRPPKKEKAIDPDNPFAAALMGLKDGN, from the coding sequence GTGAGCGGGTCATCCCGAATCGTGGCCGTACTTGGCCCGACCAACACCGGCAAAACCCATTACGCTATCGAGCGCATGCTGGGCTATCGGACAGGCGTGATCGGTCTGCCGCTGCGCCTGCTGGCGCGCGAGGTCTATGACAAGATCGTTGCGATCCGTGGTCCGTCGGTGGTGGCGCTGGTTACCGGCGAGGAACGGATCGTACCACCCCGCGCCCAGTATTGGGTGTGCACGGTTGAGGCGATGCCGGAAGGCATGGGCGCTGATTTTGTTGCCATCGATGAGATCCAGCTCTGCGCCGATCCGGAACGGGGTCACGTCTTCACCGACCGTCTGCTCAGGTCTCGCGGTACGAACGAGACATTGTTCCTGGGCTCGGACACAATGCGTGGCCCTATTGCGGCGCTGGTCCCCCAGGCACAGTTCGTGCGGCGAGAGCGGATGTCGCAACTGGTCTACTCTGGCTCCAAGAAGATCAGCCGGATGCCCCCGCGCAGCGCCATCGTCGGGTTTTCGGTCGAAAACGTCTATGCCATCGCCGAATTGTTGCGCCGCCAGAAAGGTGGTGCTGCGGTGGTTATGGGGGCGCTCAGCCCGCGGACCCGGAATGCACAGGTAGACCTGTACCAAAACGGCGAGGTTGACTACCTGGTTGCTACGGACGCTATCGGGATGGGGTTGAACCTGGATGTGAACCACGTTGCGTTTTCATCCCTGTCCAAGTTCGACGGGCGCCGGATGCGTCCACTTGCGCCGAACGAGCTGGCGCAGATCGCTGGCCGGGCAGGTCGCGGGATGTCGGATGGCACCTTCGGCGTAACCGGAGAGGCCCCGCCGCTGGACGAGGGCGTGGCGCAGGCGATCATGGACAGCCGGTTTACGCCGATGAAAAAGCTGAACTGGCGGAATGCCGCCCTTCGGTTCGGATCGATTGAAGCGCTGATCGACTCGCTTGAGGTCAGCCCGGATGATGAACACCTGATCAAGGCCCGCCCTGCCGACGACCTGAACGCGTTGAAATCGCTGTCGCAAGTGACCGAGGTTGTCGCCCGTGCAGGCGACGGCCTGTCCATCCGGTTGCTGTGGGATGTGTGCAGAATCCCTGATTTTCGCGGTATCAGCCATGCGGAACACGCCAGTTTGCTGGAGGTGATCTATGGCCACCTGCATGAACGGGGAACTATTCCCGACGAGTTCATGGCACGGCAGATCAGACGGATCGATCAGACCCACGGCGATATCGACGCGTTATCTAAAAGATTGGCATATATTCGCACGTGGACATATGTTGCGCAGCGAAAAGGGTGGGTTCGTGACGAATCACATTGGCGTGACGAAACCCGCACTGTAGAAGACAGACTGTCCGACGCTCTGCATGAGCGTCTCACGCAAAGATTTGTGGATCGGCGCACATCCGTTTTGTTGCGCCGGCTCAAGCAGAAGGAGGCCCTTTTGGCCGAAGTAAATGACAAGGGTGAAGTGACCGTCGAAGGCGAATTCGTCGGTCGTCTGGAAGGGTTCCGGTTCATCCCGGACAAAAGCGCGCAGGGAACCGAGGCGAAAGCTCTGAAATCGGCGTCTCTGCAAGCACTCGCGCCGCAATTCCATCTGCGCGCCGATCGCTTCTACAACGCGCCCGATACTGAAATTGATTTCACTGATCAGGGTGGCCTGATGTGGGGTGAATACGCCGTCGGCAAGCTGGTTGCCGGGGCAGAACCTCTCAAACCTATGGTCGAAGTTTTCGTTGATGAGGCCGCGGGGCCGGATGTCGAGCAGAAAGTGCAGCGCCGTTTGCAGCACTTCATCGACCGCAAGGTGGCCGCTCTGTTCGAGCCGCTGCTGAACCTGTCCCGCGATGAGGAACTCAGCGGCCTTGCCAAGGGTTTTGCTTTCCGCATGGTCGAAGCGCTGGGTATCCTGCCCCGCGCACAGGTCGCACAAGAGGTCAAGGATCTTGATCAGGACGCCCGTGGCGCCTTGCGCAAGCATGGTATCCGGTTCGGCCAGTTCACCATTTTCATGCCGCTGCTGCTGAAACCGGCCCCCACGCGTCTGCGTCTCGTGCTTTGGGCGCTGTCCAGCGGTTTGCAGGAATTCCCCGAAGCGCCACCTCCGGGCCTGGTGACCGTGCCGGTCGCAAAGGATGCACCGCAGGGCTATGACACCATGTGTGGCTACCGCGATGCGGGCGAGCGTTCGATCCGTATCGACATGCTGGAACGATTGGCGGACATGCTGCGCGCTGAAGACAGCCGCGGCGGGTTCGAAGCCAAACCCGATATGCTGTCGATCACCGGGATGACGCTGGATCAGTTCGCTGATCTGATGCAGGGGTTGGGATACAAGGCAGAACGCGGCGAGCGGCCGAAAGTCAAACCTGCACCGGTCGAACGACCGGCGGCAGATGACGCTGACAAACCGACCGCCGAAGAAGCCCCGGCAAGTGAAGTCGCGGCAGAAGAGGTCGCAGCACCCGCCGAGGCGGCAGCCGAGGCCACCGAAAGCACCGAGGCGGCAGCCGAGGCTGGCGCGGAAAGCCTTCCCGCAGAACCAGTTTCTGACGAACCCGAGGTTGAAGTGTTCTATACCTTCACTTGGGCCCGTCAGCGACAGCCCAACCGGGCCCCGCGTCGCGAACAGGGACAGGGCAAGGGCAAACCGCGTGGCAAACCGCAGGATGGCCGTGGCAAACCTCACGGCAAGAAGGGCGGCAAGCCTCAGGGCGCCAAGACCTTCTCGTCGCGGCCGCCGAAAAAGGAAAAGGCGATTGATCCCGACAACCCGTTTGCAGCCGCGCTGATGGGTTTGAAGGACGGCAACTGA
- a CDS encoding tetratricopeptide repeat protein — MDIPGRNATLTIVMSIAIHNLKGTVAALFVLVTFSTSCFAQQADSRDEDELLQKLAQSTPDQAIALDRQLQALWSQSGSPSADLLLERGREALDEGDVDAALDHLTALTDHAPDFAEGWHLRASAFFGVERFGMAAADLEHVLTLNPNHYEAIYGLGLIFEVIGEPRKAYEAYSRALAIHPHHEEVTNAVNRLKPQVEGKAL, encoded by the coding sequence ATGGACATCCCCGGTCGCAACGCTACACTGACTATTGTTATGAGCATTGCAATTCACAATCTCAAAGGTACCGTTGCGGCACTTTTTGTCCTAGTCACGTTTTCCACCAGTTGTTTCGCGCAACAGGCGGATTCACGGGACGAGGATGAACTGCTGCAAAAGCTGGCACAGTCGACTCCCGACCAGGCAATTGCACTGGATCGGCAGTTGCAGGCGTTGTGGTCGCAATCCGGCTCGCCGTCGGCTGATCTGTTGCTGGAGCGGGGACGCGAGGCCTTGGACGAGGGCGATGTCGACGCTGCTCTGGATCACCTGACGGCGCTGACGGATCACGCGCCTGATTTTGCCGAAGGCTGGCATCTGCGCGCATCTGCCTTTTTCGGGGTCGAGCGGTTTGGTATGGCGGCCGCCGATCTGGAACATGTGCTGACGTTGAATCCAAATCACTATGAGGCGATTTACGGTCTGGGGCTGATCTTCGAAGTTATCGGGGAACCTCGGAAAGCCTACGAAGCATATTCTCGGGCCTTGGCTATACATCCCCATCACGAAGAAGTAACCAATGCCGTGAATCGGCTGAAGCCTCAGGTTGAAGGCAAGGCGCTGTAA